In Candidatus Kaistella beijingensis, a genomic segment contains:
- a CDS encoding T9SS type A sorting domain-containing protein encodes MKKLYFGILMLSSLTWASAQINTIVNFEGSTALPTGWTESGGAAVSNVNTCAGNSLRDNLYASSATGTFSSPSFTSSNGKEIVVSFDYKVINFTGASTPPGTATPAGWGSSTLQYTIDGGTTWVDLLVINDSNHVVSTSCATKTATIPAGTVPTGTSVQMRFNHVRLAGDWYIYLDNISIQQAFSAETVDWGNLQWPPNGTANVGAAFDAYGQVYKAGVTEPAGQGAGINAWVGYSTSNTDPSTWSNWIPATYNAAGPSNNNDEYSANIGGAIAAPGTYYYATRYNYNGGAYYYGGYNATGGGAWDGTNNVNGVLSVLAPVGFACNNPIQISSLPYSTSDNTSNYGDYIDGTPGATGCGSTSNYLNGNDVFYSYTPTSDGAIDVTMTPGGTWSGIFVYTSCSNIGTGCVAGVANSGSTPRVITAMPVTAGTTYYFVISTWAAPQTVSYQLQISQHVMGVSNGVKASNVEIYPNPTSDVLNVKGMTPASVKVFAMDGKAVPVAFDGSIINMHKLPAGAYIVQITDKEGNTVSKRIVKK; translated from the coding sequence ATGAAAAAACTTTACTTCGGGATTCTCATGTTATCAAGTCTTACATGGGCTTCCGCACAAATTAACACTATCGTAAATTTTGAAGGTAGTACAGCTTTACCAACTGGTTGGACAGAATCTGGTGGAGCCGCGGTTTCAAACGTCAATACGTGTGCAGGAAATTCATTGCGGGATAATTTATATGCTTCTAGTGCTACTGGAACATTTTCAAGTCCGTCATTTACATCTTCCAACGGTAAAGAAATAGTTGTAAGTTTTGACTATAAAGTCATTAACTTTACAGGAGCATCAACTCCACCGGGAACGGCAACACCGGCAGGATGGGGTTCTTCAACGCTACAATATACAATTGATGGGGGTACAACATGGGTTGATTTGTTAGTGATCAACGACAGCAATCACGTTGTTTCGACAAGTTGTGCCACTAAAACGGCAACAATTCCTGCAGGAACAGTACCAACAGGAACTTCAGTGCAGATGAGGTTTAATCATGTGAGACTTGCAGGAGATTGGTATATTTACCTTGATAACATTAGTATTCAGCAAGCTTTTTCTGCAGAAACGGTTGATTGGGGAAATCTTCAATGGCCACCGAATGGAACTGCAAATGTAGGTGCTGCTTTTGACGCCTATGGTCAAGTTTATAAAGCTGGAGTTACTGAACCCGCTGGACAGGGAGCTGGAATTAATGCGTGGGTTGGTTACAGCACTTCTAATACAGATCCTTCAACTTGGTCCAATTGGATTCCGGCAACTTATAATGCTGCAGGTCCTTCCAATAATAATGATGAATACTCTGCGAACATTGGTGGAGCAATTGCTGCACCTGGAACGTATTATTATGCAACAAGATATAACTACAACGGAGGAGCGTACTATTATGGCGGATATAACGCTACTGGTGGTGGAGCATGGGACGGTACAAACAACGTAAACGGTGTATTATCAGTATTGGCTCCTGTAGGATTTGCCTGCAATAATCCTATTCAAATTTCGTCATTGCCGTATTCAACTTCTGATAATACATCTAACTATGGCGATTATATTGACGGAACTCCTGGTGCAACAGGTTGCGGAAGTACAAGCAATTATTTAAACGGAAATGATGTTTTCTATTCCTATACCCCTACATCAGACGGTGCTATTGATGTTACAATGACTCCAGGTGGAACTTGGTCTGGAATATTCGTCTATACTTCTTGCAGCAATATAGGAACTGGATGTGTTGCTGGTGTTGCAAACTCGGGGTCTACTCCTAGAGTAATTACCGCTATGCCTGTTACAGCTGGAACAACCTATTACTTTGTGATTTCTACATGGGCTGCTCCGCAAACTGTCTCTTATCAATTGCAGATTTCTCAACATGTAATGGGAGTGTCAAACGGTGTGAAAGCGAGTAATGTAGAAATTTATCCGAATCCAACCTCTGATGTGCTTAATGTAAAAGGAATGACTCCGGCTTCTGTTAAAGTTTTTGCAATGGATGGTAAAGCTGTTCCTGTAGCATTTGATGGTAGTATAATCAACATGCATAAATTGCCGGCAGGTGCTTACATAGTTCAAATTACCGATAAAGAAGGAAACACTGTTTCAAAAAGAATTGTTAAGAAATAA
- the glgB gene encoding 1,4-alpha-glucan branching protein GlgB, which produces MQNVRPYSLFTDHDIYLFREGKHYKLYDKFGSHSAEIDGLEGVYFAVWAPFAKEVSVIGNFNGWHSEAHKLYPRWDGSGIWEGFIAGLNWGNVYKYGIRTNKGVLLEKGDPFALSWEQNIQAGSLISTTWFEWDDKKWMAERWKKNSLDAPMSVYEMHLGSWMRGTDDPQKFFNYREIAERLVPYVKEMGFTHVEFMPVMEYPYDPSWGYQVTGFFAATSRFGSPQDLMYLINELHNSNIGVILDWVPSHFPGDANGLHFFDGTFLYEHEDPRKGFHPDWKSHIFNYGRPEVKSFLISNAMFWLDRYHADGLRVDAVTSMLHLDYSRNEGEWEPNKFGGNVNLEAKEFLQEFNKAVYKEFPDIMTIAEESSDFPMLTKPVHDGGVGFGMKWMMGWMHDTLKYFKEDPINRKYHHNKLTFGSMYVYNENYMMPLSHDEVVHGKASLIYKMPGDEWQKFANLRALYTYMFTHPGAKLLFMGNEFAQTNEWNFTRSLDWHLLNYPVHKGMQEFVKDLNHLYTSEPALYENNFKPQGMEWVEANDGNNSIYIYLRKGKKEDDVLMTVLNLTPRVFDYKIGVDEGSNWEVILNSDDEKYAGSGVAAEIVDEEDDEWMYRPNAIILKLPPLSGVILKQKKAAKKKVFKPKAVVAKPKTTKKIASEEEVIQKKVAAKKTVAKTSGKITEASKPKTARKKPEDTLNQPKEDIASLTLKDKPKPVRKTTVKKEVSEKVAAPKTSRLKKATDEAAAEMKKIVESPKTEVRSRKKNNDYI; this is translated from the coding sequence ATGCAAAACGTTCGTCCATACTCCTTGTTTACCGATCACGATATCTACCTTTTCCGTGAGGGAAAACATTACAAACTTTACGATAAATTCGGCTCTCATTCCGCCGAAATTGATGGATTAGAAGGGGTTTACTTTGCGGTTTGGGCACCATTTGCAAAAGAAGTTTCCGTGATTGGGAATTTTAATGGATGGCATTCTGAAGCACACAAACTCTATCCAAGATGGGACGGTTCCGGAATTTGGGAAGGATTTATTGCCGGTTTGAATTGGGGAAATGTTTACAAATACGGCATTAGAACCAACAAAGGAGTTTTACTTGAAAAAGGTGATCCTTTCGCTTTGAGTTGGGAACAAAATATTCAGGCAGGTTCCTTAATTTCAACAACTTGGTTTGAATGGGACGACAAAAAATGGATGGCGGAACGATGGAAAAAAAATTCCCTCGACGCGCCAATGTCGGTTTACGAAATGCACCTCGGTTCATGGATGCGCGGAACAGATGATCCTCAAAAATTCTTTAATTACAGAGAAATTGCGGAAAGATTAGTTCCTTATGTCAAAGAAATGGGTTTTACTCACGTCGAATTTATGCCGGTGATGGAATATCCTTACGATCCAAGTTGGGGTTATCAAGTGACGGGGTTTTTTGCCGCAACTTCGCGTTTTGGTTCACCGCAAGATTTGATGTATTTGATTAATGAACTTCACAACAGTAACATTGGTGTCATTCTAGATTGGGTTCCTTCCCATTTTCCGGGGGATGCGAATGGTCTGCATTTCTTTGATGGAACTTTCCTTTATGAACATGAAGACCCGAGAAAAGGTTTTCATCCCGATTGGAAATCCCACATTTTCAATTATGGAAGACCTGAAGTGAAATCGTTTTTAATTTCCAATGCGATGTTTTGGCTCGACCGTTATCATGCAGACGGACTTCGTGTTGATGCGGTAACTTCAATGCTTCACCTCGATTATTCAAGAAATGAAGGAGAGTGGGAACCCAATAAATTTGGTGGAAACGTGAATCTTGAAGCCAAAGAATTTTTACAGGAATTCAACAAAGCGGTTTATAAAGAGTTTCCCGATATCATGACGATTGCGGAAGAAAGTTCAGACTTTCCCATGCTCACAAAACCCGTTCACGACGGCGGGGTTGGTTTCGGAATGAAATGGATGATGGGATGGATGCACGACACGCTGAAATATTTCAAAGAAGACCCCATTAACAGAAAATACCACCACAACAAATTGACCTTTGGCTCAATGTACGTGTATAATGAAAATTATATGATGCCACTTTCTCACGATGAGGTGGTACACGGAAAAGCGAGCTTAATTTACAAAATGCCGGGAGATGAATGGCAGAAATTTGCCAATCTTCGTGCGCTTTACACGTATATGTTCACGCATCCCGGTGCGAAACTTCTGTTTATGGGGAATGAATTTGCACAAACCAACGAATGGAATTTCACCCGAAGTCTCGATTGGCATTTATTGAATTATCCCGTCCATAAAGGAATGCAGGAGTTTGTAAAAGATTTAAATCATCTTTATACGAGCGAACCCGCACTTTATGAAAACAACTTTAAACCCCAAGGAATGGAATGGGTGGAAGCGAATGACGGCAATAATTCCATCTATATTTACTTAAGAAAAGGAAAAAAGGAAGATGATGTTTTAATGACGGTTTTGAACTTAACTCCAAGAGTTTTTGATTATAAAATTGGCGTAGATGAAGGAAGCAATTGGGAAGTCATTCTTAATTCTGATGACGAAAAATATGCAGGAAGCGGAGTTGCCGCAGAAATCGTGGACGAAGAAGATGATGAATGGATGTACCGCCCAAACGCAATTATCTTAAAACTTCCACCACTTTCGGGGGTAATTTTAAAACAGAAAAAAGCAGCGAAGAAAAAAGTTTTCAAACCAAAAGCAGTTGTGGCAAAACCTAAGACAACGAAAAAAATCGCTTCAGAAGAAGAAGTGATACAAAAGAAAGTAGCAGCTAAAAAGACGGTTGCAAAAACTTCAGGAAAAATAACCGAAGCTTCAAAACCAAAAACGGCTCGGAAAAAACCTGAGGATACTTTAAATCAGCCAAAAGAAGATATTGCATCTTTGACTTTAAAAGATAAACCAAAACCGGTTAGAAAAACTACAGTGAAAAAAGAGGTTTCCGAGAAAGTTGCCGCTCCAAAAACTTCTCGCTTGAAAAAAGCCACCGATGAAGCCGCCGCAGAAATGAAGAAAATTGTGGAAAGTCCGAAGACGGAAGTGCGAAGTAGGAAAAAAAACAATGATTATATTTAA
- a CDS encoding glycogen synthase, protein MKIFNLSMECYPVAKVGGLADVVGALPKYLNKIDGVEASVIMPWYNKPFVHDHSFEIVFDGWIHQSHHAFQVQVMKERGKTLGFDLYLVKIPGLLDRDNPYGYWDESQQFLAFQHGVLHWLTAMKIRPDVLHCHDYHTGLVPFMIENCPEFSFLKGVKTIGTIHNGEYQGQMKWDMLNYFPWFRGDKVGLLDWDGYINPLATMLKCCHAFNAVSEGYLQELFQSLKGLESLVQQEHSKAYGIINGIDTEVWNPETDAFLDFNFGKKNALEGKWKNKKELCEEYGLNPDLPLFSFIGRFAVEKGADLLPEIVWKSIQQTYGALNIMILGSGEKHVEHQLSELSYSYSNFALDLGYKEYLSHKIYASSDFLLMPSRVEPCGLNQMYAMRYGTVPVVRYTGGLRDTVQDISTGGSGINFGSATAEDAVHAMHRALHIYHENGLMDSLVHSNMNYDFSWEKSAEKYLELYEK, encoded by the coding sequence ATGAAAATTTTCAACCTTTCCATGGAATGTTATCCTGTCGCAAAAGTCGGTGGACTTGCCGATGTAGTGGGAGCATTGCCAAAATATCTCAACAAAATCGATGGAGTAGAAGCAAGCGTGATTATGCCGTGGTACAACAAACCTTTCGTGCACGACCACAGTTTTGAAATCGTTTTCGACGGTTGGATTCACCAAAGTCACCATGCTTTTCAAGTTCAGGTGATGAAGGAAAGAGGTAAAACGCTTGGTTTCGATTTGTATTTGGTGAAAATTCCCGGACTTCTCGACCGAGATAATCCGTATGGATATTGGGATGAAAGTCAACAGTTTCTCGCTTTTCAACACGGTGTTTTGCATTGGTTGACTGCCATGAAAATTCGTCCCGATGTCCTTCATTGCCACGATTATCACACCGGTTTGGTTCCGTTTATGATTGAAAATTGCCCGGAATTTAGTTTCTTGAAGGGCGTGAAAACCATCGGAACCATTCACAATGGTGAATATCAAGGTCAGATGAAATGGGACATGCTGAATTATTTTCCGTGGTTTAGAGGAGATAAAGTGGGACTTTTGGATTGGGATGGATACATCAATCCTTTGGCGACGATGCTGAAATGTTGTCACGCTTTCAATGCGGTTTCCGAAGGTTATTTGCAGGAACTTTTCCAAAGTTTAAAAGGTCTTGAATCGCTTGTTCAACAGGAACATTCAAAAGCTTACGGAATTATCAACGGTATCGATACCGAAGTTTGGAATCCCGAAACCGACGCTTTCCTCGACTTTAATTTTGGTAAAAAAAATGCGCTCGAAGGAAAGTGGAAAAACAAAAAAGAACTTTGCGAAGAATACGGTCTAAATCCCGATTTGCCGCTCTTCAGTTTCATCGGAAGATTTGCGGTTGAAAAAGGCGCAGATTTACTTCCCGAAATCGTGTGGAAAAGCATTCAGCAAACGTATGGCGCCTTAAACATCATGATTTTGGGTTCCGGTGAAAAACACGTGGAACATCAGTTGAGCGAATTGAGTTACAGCTACTCGAACTTTGCTTTGGATTTGGGTTACAAGGAATATCTTTCCCACAAAATTTATGCGTCGTCTGATTTCCTTTTGATGCCTTCAAGAGTGGAACCGTGCGGACTGAACCAAATGTACGCAATGCGTTACGGAACCGTTCCCGTTGTGCGTTACACCGGTGGATTGCGCGACACGGTACAAGATATTTCCACCGGCGGAAGCGGAATTAATTTTGGAAGCGCCACTGCGGAAGATGCGGTTCATGCGATGCATCGTGCGCTACACATTTACCATGAGAATGGTTTGATGGATTCTTTGGTACACTCCAACATGAATTATGATTTTTCTTGGGAGAAATCGGCGGAGAAATATCTGGAGTTGTACGAGAAATAG
- a CDS encoding helix-turn-helix domain-containing protein — protein MKIKPIKTEKDYNQALERLEVIFDAKKGTKEGDELEILGILIDNYENEFFPINLPDPIEAIKFRMEQLDYSQNDLATVIGLKSRASEILNKKRKLSLEMIRNLHDKLKIPTEVLIQSY, from the coding sequence ATGAAAATCAAACCTATAAAAACCGAAAAAGACTACAATCAAGCATTAGAAAGACTTGAGGTAATTTTTGATGCAAAAAAAGGAACCAAAGAAGGTGATGAACTTGAAATTTTGGGAATTTTGATTGACAATTATGAAAATGAATTCTTTCCTATAAATTTACCCGACCCTATTGAAGCGATTAAATTCAGAATGGAGCAATTGGACTATTCTCAAAATGATTTGGCAACGGTGATTGGATTAAAAAGTAGAGCAAGTGAAATTTTGAACAAGAAAAGGAAACTGTCTTTAGAAATGATTAGGAATCTGCATGACAAGTTAAAAATTCCTACTGAAGTTTTAATTCAATCCTACTAA
- a CDS encoding type II toxin-antitoxin system HigB family toxin, translated as MRVIAKKILRGFWEKHSDCEQQLKAWFKEVSKAKWKNPNEIKSEYPSASILNNNRICFNIKGNNYRLIVKINYEYQMVWIRFIGTHGEYDKIDANEI; from the coding sequence TTGCGAGTTATAGCAAAGAAAATATTACGGGGGTTTTGGGAAAAACATTCTGATTGTGAACAGCAACTTAAAGCGTGGTTCAAGGAAGTAAGTAAGGCAAAATGGAAAAATCCTAATGAAATAAAATCGGAATATCCAAGTGCAAGTATCCTTAACAATAACAGAATTTGCTTCAATATTAAGGGAAATAATTACAGACTAATTGTAAAAATTAATTACGAATATCAAATGGTTTGGATTCGATTTATTGGAACTCATGGTGAGTATGACAAAATTGATGCTAACGAAATTTAA
- a CDS encoding L,D-transpeptidase has product MLVPKINKTQIFQLFLLAAFAAFVIQCKKENPVSEVIKETINPNSDSTKVAEQNSIQQEVPQKTNSTYTAFIFPKKKRDSAMAAFNKQFSEEERYTILALNRLDSKNKWRADTLAIPNKIDNTLMSYTPFPTYVDKLKDVKKIVFFSYPIQAYSVYENGKLIKWGPTSMGKKNAQTKRGLMHANWKKELAISTVDSEWKLPFNVNVHNTLGIGWHQYDLPGFPASHSCLRLLMDDAKFMYGWVDTWVLNKGGATVKAHGTPVIVFGDYKWGGKKPWKNLIDDPHSNDISVEELNGIIEPELPKIMEEQKNREQVISETAAKSQEVPAA; this is encoded by the coding sequence ATGTTGGTTCCGAAGATTAATAAAACTCAAATTTTTCAACTATTTTTATTGGCGGCTTTTGCTGCTTTCGTTATTCAGTGCAAAAAGGAAAATCCTGTTTCGGAAGTGATCAAAGAAACCATTAATCCTAATTCAGATTCTACAAAAGTGGCGGAGCAAAATTCCATTCAACAGGAAGTTCCGCAAAAAACTAATAGTACTTACACCGCTTTTATCTTTCCCAAAAAGAAAAGAGATTCTGCGATGGCTGCTTTCAACAAACAGTTTTCGGAGGAAGAACGTTATACGATTTTGGCTTTAAACCGACTCGATTCTAAAAATAAATGGAGAGCCGACACACTCGCAATTCCCAATAAAATCGACAATACTTTAATGTCGTACACGCCGTTTCCAACTTATGTGGACAAATTGAAAGACGTGAAGAAAATCGTTTTTTTCTCGTATCCAATTCAGGCATATTCTGTTTATGAAAACGGGAAACTCATTAAATGGGGACCAACAAGCATGGGAAAAAAAAACGCGCAAACCAAACGCGGATTAATGCACGCCAACTGGAAGAAAGAACTCGCCATTTCCACCGTGGACAGCGAATGGAAACTGCCTTTCAACGTGAACGTTCACAATACTTTGGGAATCGGGTGGCATCAGTATGATTTGCCGGGATTTCCGGCGTCGCATTCCTGTTTGAGGTTGTTGATGGATGACGCAAAATTCATGTACGGTTGGGTCGATACGTGGGTTTTGAACAAAGGCGGTGCAACGGTAAAAGCGCACGGAACACCGGTCATCGTTTTCGGCGACTACAAATGGGGCGGGAAAAAACCTTGGAAAAATTTAATTGACGATCCGCATTCCAACGATATTTCGGTGGAGGAACTGAACGGAATCATTGAACCTGAACTTCCGAAAATTATGGAGGAACAGAAAAATAGAGAACAGGTCATTTCCGAAACTGCTGCAAAATCGCAAGAAGTTCCGGCTGCCTAA